A segment of the Actinomycetes bacterium genome:
AAGTTGTTTCAAGCGTGGCGGTGTCGGGTCGGTAGCGGCGGGCGATGACCGTGGCGGCTCCGGCTGGCCCCATGCGGAACCTGCCCGCCGCCGGCCCGCCGACCAGGCGGGCGAACACGGGTTGGCCGTCGAAGCGCGGGACGCACAGCCAGTCGATGGCGCCGTCGGAGGCGACAAGTGCTGCCGTGCGAGTGTCACCCAGCAGCCCGTAATCCTCGATGCGCCGGGCCGCCTCGCCGGCACTGGGGAACCGTTGGCGCATGTCAGTGGGCCCTGAGCAGTACGCCGAGGGCGATGCCGTAGGTGAGGTGGGCGGCGATGGTGACGATGGGGGTCTGGCCGCCGTAGTTGAGGCCGAGCAGCCCGGGCGGCTCCAGCACCGCGGTCGACGATCGACCGGCCCGGTGCGACGCCATGCGCGGGTGGACGCCGGCGAGGAGGGGGACGAGCACGGTGAGGGAGACCGCGACATGAAGAAGCCCGAGCAGCCCGCCCAGCCACCAGGTGGCCCGGTCCAGCAGCGCGAAGCTGGCGGCATAGCCGAGGGCGAACCCTTGTCCGATCACCAGGTGGAGGAAGAAGCCGGCGACCCGGGCCCGGTCGGGGTCTTCGGTGACGACGGTGCCGAGCAGCAGCGGCAGGTCGAGTCGGGTCAGCCTGGCCAGCTGGGACACGATCATCACCGCGGTCAGGGCGGCGGTGGCGACGAGGCCGAACAGCGCCCAGCCAGCCCAATCCATGTCAGCGCGGCGCCAGCTGGCGCGCCTTGGTCTGGAGCGCCTGGAGTACGTGGGCGAACGACTGGTGGAAGCTGGCCACGCCTTGGTCCTCGAGGATGCGGCCGACGTCGTCCATGTCCACACCGACCTCGGCCAGCCTGCGCATTAGCGCGCCGGCGTCGTCGACACCTCGATCTATGGTGCGGGCGAGGGTGCCGTGGTCCTCGAACGCGGCGATGGTCGTCTCGGGCAGGGTGTTGACCGTGTCGGGCCCGATGAGGCTGTCGACGTAGAGGGTGTCGGGGTAGGAGGGATGCTTGGTCGACGTCGACGCCCACAACGGTCGCTGCACGTGTGCGCCCCGGGCCGCCAGCCGCTCCCACCGTTGGCCGGCGAAGCGGTCACGGAACAGCCGGTAGGCGAGCTTGGCTTGGGCG
Coding sequences within it:
- a CDS encoding transaldolase family protein; translation: QPNLFVKIPATGEGVPAIQAMIAEGRSINITLIFSLARYAEVIDAYLSGLETLAQRGGDLASVHSVASFFVSRVDTEVDARLDATGSSDALALRGQAAVAQAKLAYRLFRDRFAGQRWERLAARGAHVQRPLWASTSTKHPSYPDTLYVDSLIGPDTVNTLPETTIAAFEDHGTLARTIDRGVDDAGALMRRLAEVGVDMDDVGRILEDQGVASFHQSFAHVLQALQTKARQLAPR